A stretch of [Clostridium] scindens DNA encodes these proteins:
- a CDS encoding ABC transporter permease subunit: MAVKTMNRQKRKLNGNSFLLLITVLLFVAMYVAGMIVFADKGFAKPQMFLNLFISNAGLLVIAMGQTIVMITGGIDISVGSVTALVCMVVASQMENHGTSAYAAVAIALLIGLAYGVVQGFLISYLDIQPFIVTLAGLFFGRGLTSMISTEMISIKNETFLAWANYKIYLPIGSYSKRGKFLPAYIYPTVVIAILIFIIIAIIMKYSKFGRSVYAIGGNAQSALMMGLNVRKTKFKAYMLDGFLAGCGGFLFCLNSCSGFVEQAKGLEMDAISASVIGGTLLSGGVGTPFGTVFGVLIKGTISSLITTQGTLSSWWVRIVLSALLCFFIVLQSVFAGIKKKK; encoded by the coding sequence ATGGCAGTAAAGACGATGAACAGACAAAAAAGAAAACTGAATGGAAATAGTTTCCTTCTGCTGATAACAGTACTTTTATTCGTAGCAATGTATGTGGCGGGCATGATCGTGTTCGCGGACAAGGGATTCGCAAAACCACAGATGTTCCTTAACCTATTTATATCCAATGCGGGACTTCTGGTGATTGCCATGGGGCAGACGATCGTCATGATCACTGGAGGAATCGATATTTCCGTAGGCTCTGTGACAGCATTGGTATGCATGGTAGTCGCCAGCCAGATGGAGAACCATGGTACAAGCGCATATGCAGCCGTAGCAATTGCTCTTCTGATCGGCCTTGCGTATGGCGTGGTACAGGGATTCCTGATTTCCTACCTGGATATCCAGCCATTTATCGTCACGCTTGCCGGCCTATTCTTCGGCCGCGGGCTTACGTCCATGATCAGCACGGAAATGATCTCCATCAAGAATGAGACGTTCCTGGCGTGGGCGAACTATAAGATCTACCTGCCTATCGGCTCCTACAGCAAGCGGGGCAAGTTCCTGCCAGCGTATATCTACCCGACGGTAGTGATAGCAATCCTGATCTTTATCATCATTGCCATCATTATGAAGTACAGCAAATTCGGACGCTCCGTATACGCTATCGGCGGAAATGCGCAAAGCGCGTTGATGATGGGATTAAATGTCCGCAAGACGAAGTTCAAGGCTTATATGCTGGACGGCTTCCTTGCAGGATGCGGCGGCTTCCTGTTCTGCCTGAACAGCTGCTCCGGATTCGTTGAGCAGGCCAAAGGTCTTGAGATGGACGCGATCTCGGCATCAGTCATCGGCGGAACGCTGCTAAGCGGGGGCGTGGGCACGCCATTCGGAACCGTATTCGGCGTACTGATCAAGGGAACCATATCCAGTCTGATCACGACCCAGGGAACGCTGTCAAGCTGGTGGGTACGTATCGTGCTTTCAGCGCTGCTATGCTTCTTCATTGTATTGCAGTCTGTATTTGCAGGAATCAAAAAGAAAAAATAA